Proteins encoded in a region of the Streptomyces sp. NBC_00513 genome:
- a CDS encoding SDR family oxidoreductase, which produces MGRRWLVTGCSSGLGRALATAAAQAGDQVAVTARKLTSLEDLVQAWPGHITPIAMELRDARQCEEAVRTAADRMGGIDVLVNNAGSGLFGTVEEVSDAELRDQIETLLIGPWRLTRLVLPLMRAQGGGHIVNISSLGGRMAFPGLASYVAGKHALEGMCQALAAEVAPFGVRVTAVEPGVFATRYGSSLAEAAHRLPDYAEATGEMLGGFRAMEDNEEYGRPEDFADRVLAVVASDAPTPLRVPVGEDAYAYLEAAEQAAREEFAAARALVRPQV; this is translated from the coding sequence ATGGGGCGTCGTTGGCTGGTGACGGGGTGTTCCTCGGGGCTGGGGCGGGCGTTGGCCACGGCCGCGGCGCAGGCCGGCGATCAGGTCGCGGTGACCGCCCGGAAACTCACTTCCCTGGAGGATCTCGTCCAGGCCTGGCCCGGCCACATCACCCCGATCGCGATGGAGTTGCGCGACGCGCGACAGTGCGAGGAGGCCGTCCGGACCGCCGCGGACCGCATGGGCGGGATCGACGTCCTGGTCAACAACGCGGGAAGCGGCCTCTTCGGCACGGTCGAGGAGGTGTCCGACGCCGAACTCCGCGACCAGATCGAGACCCTGCTCATCGGCCCCTGGCGCCTCACGCGCCTGGTCCTGCCGCTGATGCGGGCCCAGGGCGGCGGACACATCGTCAACATCTCCTCGCTGGGCGGCCGCATGGCCTTCCCCGGTCTCGCCTCCTACGTCGCGGGAAAGCACGCGCTGGAGGGCATGTGCCAGGCCCTGGCCGCCGAGGTGGCTCCGTTCGGGGTGAGGGTGACGGCCGTCGAGCCCGGTGTCTTCGCCACCCGGTACGGATCATCCCTCGCGGAGGCGGCCCACCGTCTCCCGGACTACGCGGAGGCGACCGGGGAGATGCTCGGCGGGTTCCGGGCGATGGAGGACAACGAGGAGTACGGGAGGCCTGAGGACTTCGCGGACCGTGTGCTCGCGGTGGTCGCCTCCGACGCGCCCACCCCCTTGCGGGTACCGGTCGGCGAGGACGCCTACGCCTACCTGGAGGCTGCCGAGCAGGCGGCCCGCGAGGAGTTCGCGGCGGCCCGTGCCCTCGTGCGACCGCAGGTCTGA
- a CDS encoding helix-turn-helix domain-containing protein translates to MPAHRVAMAVTDDMPIFEAAVPCQIFGVDRPHLVDPWYRFAAFPVGGATVRLTPGFTLAPVDDGWGIETADTLVVPACTNVHEEPPEELVDIVREAYERGTRILSICSGAFVLAAAGVLDGRRATTHWLHADELARRHPAVRVDPSVLYVEDANVITSAGTVAGIDACLHVVRGDHGAAVAAELARGLVTPPHRDGGQAQYRRPLPPGSGDDWLAGLLDWADEHLHLPLTTADLAARAHVSVRTVERRFADALGMSPLRWVLQQRIRRAQQYLETNDRTVEWIATTCGFGGPAGLRAHFARIVGLSPSVYRRTFQERAGARPTG, encoded by the coding sequence ATGCCCGCCCATCGCGTCGCCATGGCCGTCACCGACGACATGCCGATCTTCGAAGCAGCCGTCCCGTGCCAGATATTCGGCGTCGACCGGCCTCATCTGGTCGATCCCTGGTACCGGTTCGCGGCGTTCCCCGTGGGAGGCGCGACGGTGCGGCTCACCCCGGGCTTCACCCTTGCCCCCGTCGACGACGGCTGGGGCATCGAGACGGCGGACACCCTGGTCGTCCCCGCCTGCACGAACGTGCACGAGGAGCCGCCCGAGGAGCTGGTGGACATCGTCCGGGAGGCGTACGAGCGCGGGACGCGGATCCTGTCCATCTGTTCCGGTGCCTTCGTGCTGGCCGCCGCCGGGGTGCTCGACGGGCGCCGGGCCACCACCCACTGGCTGCACGCGGACGAGCTGGCCCGCCGTCATCCCGCCGTCCGGGTCGACCCGTCCGTGCTGTACGTGGAGGACGCCAACGTGATCACCTCCGCCGGGACGGTGGCCGGCATCGACGCCTGTCTGCACGTGGTGCGCGGCGACCACGGGGCGGCCGTGGCCGCCGAGTTGGCCAGGGGCCTGGTCACACCGCCGCATCGGGACGGCGGCCAGGCCCAGTACCGGCGCCCGCTGCCGCCCGGGTCGGGCGACGACTGGCTGGCGGGACTGCTGGACTGGGCCGACGAGCACCTGCACCTGCCACTGACCACCGCCGACCTGGCCGCGCGGGCCCACGTGAGCGTGCGCACCGTCGAGCGCCGGTTCGCCGACGCGCTCGGGATGTCCCCGCTGCGCTGGGTGTTGCAACAGCGGATACGCCGGGCGCAGCAGTACCTGGAGACCAACGACCGGACCGTCGAGTGGATCGCCACCACCTGCGGATTCGGCGGACCGGCCGGCCTGCGGGCGCACTTCGCCCGGATCGTCGGCCTGTCACCCAGCGTCTACCGGCGCACCTTCCAGGAACGGGCGGGTGCGCGGCCCACCGGCTGA
- a CDS encoding saccharopine dehydrogenase NADP-binding domain-containing protein: MTEHHHRPDRTRVNPVIAVFGGYGHTARFVTAELLERGWTPVLSGRDATKLAAAAADLGVEWKLASVDDAASLDRAIEGAAAVINCAGPFAETVPPLVEAALRAGIHYLDVTGETLVAIDTFDTYRDDPRVKDAGVVVAPVMAFYGALGDLLATAAMGDWPAADEISIAVALDSWHPTRGTLLAGERRAGRRVVFTDRRLQVLAGDEPAPKGTWTFPEPFGVEEVVGEFSTTDVITVSRHLDTARINTFLNVTPLKDLADPLTTGPRSADAAGRSAQVFVVEVVVRRGDEERRAVARGRDIYAFTAPVVVEAVERIVAGGGVRGGAGGVVTAGEAFDAEDFLRSLPLDELVLGGA, translated from the coding sequence ATGACGGAGCACCACCACCGACCCGACCGGACCCGTGTGAACCCGGTGATCGCCGTGTTCGGCGGCTACGGTCACACCGCCCGGTTCGTCACGGCGGAACTGTTGGAACGCGGCTGGACACCGGTGCTGTCCGGGCGGGACGCGACGAAGCTCGCGGCGGCGGCCGCCGATCTCGGGGTGGAGTGGAAGCTCGCCTCCGTCGACGACGCGGCGTCCCTGGACCGTGCGATCGAGGGCGCGGCCGCGGTGATCAACTGCGCGGGCCCCTTCGCCGAAACCGTGCCGCCGCTGGTCGAGGCCGCGTTGCGCGCCGGGATCCACTACCTCGACGTCACCGGCGAGACACTCGTCGCGATCGACACCTTCGACACGTACCGCGACGACCCGCGCGTGAAGGACGCCGGGGTGGTGGTGGCCCCGGTGATGGCCTTCTACGGAGCGCTGGGCGACCTGCTCGCCACCGCCGCCATGGGGGACTGGCCGGCCGCCGACGAGATCTCCATCGCGGTGGCCCTGGACAGTTGGCACCCGACCCGGGGAACGCTGCTGGCCGGCGAGCGCCGGGCCGGCCGCCGGGTGGTCTTCACCGACCGCCGGCTCCAGGTCCTCGCGGGCGACGAACCGGCGCCGAAGGGGACGTGGACGTTTCCCGAGCCGTTCGGAGTCGAGGAGGTGGTGGGGGAGTTCTCCACCACCGACGTGATCACCGTCTCCCGACACCTGGACACCGCGCGGATCAACACGTTCCTGAACGTCACCCCGCTGAAGGACCTGGCCGATCCGCTGACCACGGGACCGCGCTCCGCCGACGCCGCCGGCCGGTCGGCCCAGGTCTTCGTGGTCGAGGTCGTCGTCCGCCGAGGGGACGAGGAGCGCCGGGCGGTGGCCCGGGGTCGCGACATCTACGCCTTCACCGCGCCCGTCGTCGTCGAGGCGGTCGAACGGATCGTGGCCGGCGGTGGTGTCAGGGGAGGCGCCGGGGGTGTGGTCACCGCGGGGGAGGCCTTCGACGCCGAGGACTTCCTGCGGTCCCTGCCCCTGGACGAACTGGTGCTGGGCGGAGCGTGA
- a CDS encoding CsbD family protein, producing the protein MADKGGMDKAKGKAKEVAGKVTGNDRMAAEGKTDQAKGKAKEAMGEAKERAQGVKDSMRDKRTKP; encoded by the coding sequence ATGGCCGACAAGGGCGGCATGGACAAGGCGAAGGGCAAGGCCAAGGAGGTCGCCGGGAAGGTCACCGGCAACGACCGGATGGCCGCCGAGGGCAAGACCGACCAGGCCAAGGGCAAGGCCAAGGAGGCCATGGGCGAGGCCAAGGAGCGCGCCCAGGGCGTCAAGGACTCGATGCGGGACAAGCGCACCAAGCCCTGA
- a CDS encoding DUF5133 domain-containing protein, whose translation MLMAHPALLPAAVREYETLSLLNALEGSPRTRRRMEEVAELLCTATGTGNPDAALIAARYRLPGAGTFDDSVLPS comes from the coding sequence ATGCTGATGGCCCACCCCGCGCTGCTGCCCGCCGCCGTCCGGGAGTACGAGACGTTGAGCCTTCTGAACGCCCTCGAAGGCAGCCCGCGAACGCGGCGGCGGATGGAGGAGGTCGCCGAGCTCCTGTGCACGGCGACGGGGACGGGCAACCCGGACGCCGCCCTGATCGCGGCCCGCTACCGGCTTCCCGGGGCGGGTACCTTCGACGATTCGGTCCTGCCCTCCTGA
- a CDS encoding alpha/beta hydrolase gives MSPHAPGVSYARDLAQVERANASGRIPVVFIHGLWLLPTSWDRWATVFEEAGYVAVAPGWPDDPETVEEAREHPEVFAGKSVGQVADHFCRLVRALDRTPAVVGHSFGGLIGQIIAGRGLSRATVAIDPAPFRGVLPLPLSSLRAASAVLGNPANHHRAVPLTYDQFRYSFANAVPEEEARELYARFAVPASGEPLFQAATANLNPWTEVKVETTGADRGQLLVLSGEKDHTVPWAIANASYKKQARNEHAVTEIAEIPDRGHALTIDHGWREVADTALAFLRRFADPAGPPEAA, from the coding sequence ATGTCACCCCACGCACCCGGCGTCTCGTACGCCCGGGACCTCGCCCAGGTCGAACGGGCCAACGCCTCGGGCCGGATCCCGGTCGTCTTCATCCACGGCCTGTGGCTGCTGCCCACCAGTTGGGACCGGTGGGCCACCGTCTTCGAGGAGGCCGGTTACGTCGCCGTGGCCCCCGGATGGCCGGACGATCCGGAGACCGTCGAGGAGGCCCGGGAGCACCCGGAGGTCTTCGCGGGCAAGAGCGTCGGGCAGGTGGCCGACCACTTCTGCCGCCTCGTCCGCGCCCTGGACCGCACGCCCGCCGTGGTCGGGCACTCCTTCGGCGGACTGATCGGCCAGATCATCGCCGGCCGGGGACTGTCCCGGGCCACGGTCGCCATCGACCCCGCGCCCTTCCGCGGGGTGCTGCCGCTTCCCTTGTCGTCCCTGCGGGCCGCGAGCGCGGTACTGGGCAACCCGGCGAACCACCACCGGGCGGTGCCGTTGACGTACGACCAGTTCCGGTACTCGTTCGCCAACGCGGTGCCCGAGGAGGAGGCCCGCGAGCTGTACGCGCGCTTCGCGGTGCCGGCGTCCGGTGAACCGCTGTTCCAGGCGGCCACGGCCAACCTCAACCCGTGGACGGAGGTGAAGGTGGAGACCACCGGCGCCGATCGGGGACAGCTGCTGGTCCTCTCGGGCGAGAAGGACCACACCGTGCCCTGGGCCATCGCGAACGCCTCGTACAAGAAGCAGGCGCGCAACGAGCACGCGGTGACGGAGATCGCGGAGATCCCCGACCGGGGTCACGCCCTCACCATCGACCACGGCTGGCGCGAGGTCGCCGACACGGCGCTGGCGTTCCTTCGACGCTTCGCCGACCCGGCCGGTCCGCCCGAGGCGGCATAG
- a CDS encoding AAA family ATPase, giving the protein MESESGARPGESAPDRAGRGPERELLAPALDAVRSTGAAFLLRGDPGMGKTALLDWAEERAGLAGLRVLRMAGAEAESALPFAALHQVLWPLLDTAHGLPDGQRHLLEAALGVRADEAPAAGEVAGAALALLARAAARRPIVLLLDGLQWADPSSAAAFRFIGSRAAGLPLVVIGATRHEGRYAAGEVGRPIDLEPLDDARAGDLLRGLHPHLAEWARRRVLRAAGGNPLALRELPAELERAAPDRLALHVDPETGELLGELPLGERLGGLYEDRLRALPEDARHLLLRAALGGPATPGAATRESIAARAADGARTADAAHTSLGARAAGTRRRIEDSGLARVDPRTGRVRFHHPLVRAGLVHTASSAERRAAHRGLAEALPPHSPQRLAHLAAAAIGPDDALAALLYAAAQTMAERGGEAEGASVMARAAGLTADPEARAARLVAAAALAARGGRLRFADRLLAEAENEARPRTPRPAALYALAVAYVRLHLDGDPTPALQGLPAVLDAAAPFRDAEQRAALLEPALFVLVIVASHTGDDRARAALDRHVGQASELTALCHQAWADPPRTAREVPARLRAAAASQADGPADPLAARLLLWTAMAVDTVADHAALWDRLSSRSTYVTQAFIELARTHDHFLHGRWDEALALARRGAAASAAHGYGYNEMMFLLHHGQVLAGRGDTAGLEAITRLLTPWAADRHLRLVTGRLLGLRALCALGHGHAGEAWHHVRSLTPPGVPLPRLPWIQLTLLDFAQAAVETGHRVEAQAHLHAVREAGIAAVSPHHAFLVAAAEALAAADDAAEDRYTAAYALPGAEQWPFELARLHLAHGACLRRRSRRREAAARLTAAHAVFERLRAAPWAGQAARELAAARGPGPEAAAAERPAGELRHPLSAQESRIAELAAEGLTNREIGARLRLSPRTVGAHLYKIFPKLGITTRGGMARALREAGTDDAHRRACDA; this is encoded by the coding sequence ATGGAGAGCGAGAGCGGCGCGCGCCCCGGGGAATCGGCTCCGGATCGGGCGGGACGCGGCCCGGAGCGCGAACTCCTGGCCCCGGCACTGGACGCCGTGCGTTCGACGGGAGCGGCGTTCCTGTTGCGCGGCGATCCCGGGATGGGGAAGACCGCGCTCCTCGACTGGGCCGAGGAGCGGGCCGGCCTCGCCGGCCTGCGCGTGCTGCGCATGGCGGGGGCCGAGGCCGAATCGGCCCTCCCGTTCGCGGCCCTGCACCAGGTGCTGTGGCCGCTGCTCGACACAGCCCACGGCCTCCCGGACGGTCAACGCCACCTGCTGGAAGCGGCCTTGGGGGTACGCGCGGACGAGGCGCCCGCGGCGGGGGAGGTGGCCGGGGCGGCGCTCGCGCTGTTGGCCCGGGCCGCCGCCCGCAGGCCGATCGTCCTGCTCCTCGACGGCCTGCAGTGGGCGGACCCGTCCAGCGCCGCCGCGTTCCGGTTCATCGGGTCACGGGCGGCCGGCCTCCCGCTCGTCGTCATCGGCGCCACCCGCCACGAGGGCCGTTACGCCGCAGGGGAGGTCGGCCGGCCGATCGATCTCGAACCACTGGACGACGCACGCGCCGGCGACCTGCTGCGCGGGCTGCACCCCCACCTCGCCGAGTGGGCGCGCCGCCGTGTCCTGCGCGCCGCGGGCGGCAACCCCCTCGCCCTGCGGGAACTGCCCGCGGAGTTGGAACGCGCCGCCCCGGACCGGCTCGCCCTCCACGTCGATCCGGAGACCGGGGAACTGCTCGGCGAACTGCCGCTGGGCGAACGTCTCGGCGGACTGTACGAGGACCGGCTGCGCGCCCTCCCCGAGGACGCCCGCCACCTCCTGCTGCGCGCGGCACTCGGCGGTCCGGCGACGCCCGGCGCGGCCACGAGGGAGAGCATCGCGGCCCGGGCGGCCGACGGCGCCCGCACGGCCGACGCCGCGCACACGTCCCTCGGGGCGCGGGCGGCCGGCACCCGGCGGCGGATCGAGGACTCCGGACTGGCGCGTGTCGACCCGAGGACGGGCCGCGTGCGCTTCCACCACCCCCTGGTGCGCGCCGGACTCGTCCACACCGCCTCGTCCGCGGAGCGCCGCGCCGCCCACCGCGGCCTCGCCGAAGCCCTGCCCCCGCACAGTCCGCAACGGCTCGCACACCTCGCGGCGGCCGCCATCGGCCCCGACGACGCCCTGGCCGCCCTGCTGTACGCGGCGGCGCAGACCATGGCGGAGCGCGGCGGCGAGGCGGAGGGGGCGAGCGTCATGGCGCGCGCCGCCGGACTCACCGCCGACCCGGAGGCCAGGGCCGCACGCCTCGTCGCCGCCGCGGCCCTGGCCGCACGGGGCGGCCGACTGAGGTTCGCGGACCGGCTGCTCGCCGAGGCCGAGAACGAGGCCCGCCCCCGCACACCGCGCCCGGCGGCCCTGTACGCCCTGGCGGTCGCCTACGTGCGGCTCCACCTCGACGGGGATCCGACCCCCGCGCTCCAAGGGCTGCCCGCCGTGCTGGACGCCGCCGCCCCCTTCCGCGACGCGGAGCAGCGCGCGGCCCTGCTCGAACCGGCGCTCTTCGTCCTCGTCATCGTCGCCTCGCACACCGGCGACGACCGGGCCCGGGCCGCCCTGGACCGCCATGTCGGGCAGGCCTCGGAACTGACCGCGCTGTGCCATCAGGCGTGGGCCGATCCGCCGCGCACGGCCCGGGAGGTGCCCGCCCGGCTGCGGGCCGCCGCCGCGTCACAGGCGGACGGGCCGGCGGACCCCCTCGCCGCCCGGCTGCTCCTGTGGACCGCGATGGCGGTCGACACCGTCGCGGACCATGCCGCGCTGTGGGACCGCCTGTCGTCCCGGAGCACCTATGTGACCCAGGCGTTCATCGAACTCGCCCGCACCCACGACCACTTCCTCCACGGCCGGTGGGACGAGGCCCTCGCCCTCGCCCGTCGGGGCGCCGCCGCCTCGGCCGCCCACGGCTACGGCTACAACGAGATGATGTTCCTCCTCCACCACGGCCAGGTCCTCGCCGGGCGCGGCGACACCGCCGGCCTGGAGGCGATCACGCGGCTCCTGACGCCCTGGGCGGCCGACCGGCACCTTCGGCTGGTCACGGGCCGGCTGCTCGGCCTGAGGGCGCTGTGCGCCCTGGGGCACGGTCACGCCGGGGAGGCCTGGCACCACGTACGGTCCCTCACCCCGCCGGGAGTTCCGCTGCCGCGCCTGCCCTGGATCCAGCTGACCCTGCTGGACTTCGCCCAGGCCGCCGTGGAAACCGGCCACCGGGTCGAGGCGCAGGCCCACCTGCACGCCGTGCGCGAGGCCGGGATCGCGGCCGTCTCCCCCCACCACGCCTTCCTCGTGGCCGCGGCCGAGGCTTTGGCGGCGGCCGACGACGCGGCCGAGGACCGGTACACGGCCGCCTACGCCCTGCCCGGAGCCGAGCAATGGCCCTTCGAACTGGCCCGACTCCACCTGGCCCACGGCGCCTGCCTGCGACGCCGTTCCCGCCGCCGGGAGGCCGCCGCCCGGCTGACGGCCGCACACGCCGTCTTCGAGCGGCTGCGGGCGGCGCCCTGGGCCGGGCAGGCCGCCCGGGAACTCGCCGCCGCCCGAGGACCGGGCCCGGAGGCGGCGGCAGCCGAACGTCCCGCCGGCGAACTCCGGCACCCGCTCTCCGCACAGGAGTCGAGAATCGCCGAGCTGGCCGCCGAGGGGCTGACCAACCGAGAGATCGGCGCACGTCTGAGGCTGTCCCCCCGCACCGTCGGCGCACACCTCTACAAGATCTTTCCCAAGCTGGGCATCACCACCCGGGGCGGGATGGCCCGCGCCCTGCGGGAGGCGGGGACGGATGACGCCCACCGGCGCGCCTGCGACGCCTAG
- a CDS encoding DUF4344 domain-containing metallopeptidase, translated as MPNTAGRPKRARNVLSGVLVLAGVVVTGCGGEGRDAGQGPGGGPRPQVARSGRVTVVYETKSVKPEDRQAVALIRKSRVLERSADWVNRALALPHDMVVKVTADVPPGVTDAVTQPDGRTIFVPPSFLTTIEKALADVVKTVERPAPFPASEYNTDDLTVLSTEFIFGHEMGHALQRQLLLANLGLEEDAADGFASFYTVNEVGPGPSLAAAVLFDELARKEGRPTLEGLASDHPVTQQRAFNFLCYLEGSDPKKYRTSLVDSGYLPKTRAPLCPQAWAMLDYGWWTQLQPHFSVAFRARGDEEQKKAHARLIAETQALARRIDEIRGSQ; from the coding sequence ATGCCGAACACCGCCGGTCGCCCGAAGCGGGCGCGCAACGTCCTGTCAGGCGTGCTGGTCCTCGCCGGGGTCGTCGTGACCGGGTGCGGCGGCGAGGGCCGCGACGCCGGGCAGGGACCCGGAGGAGGGCCTCGCCCCCAGGTGGCGCGCTCCGGCAGGGTCACCGTCGTCTACGAGACCAAGTCGGTCAAACCGGAGGACCGGCAGGCCGTGGCGCTGATCCGGAAGTCCCGTGTGCTGGAGCGGTCGGCCGACTGGGTGAACAGGGCTCTGGCCCTCCCGCACGACATGGTCGTGAAGGTCACCGCCGACGTGCCGCCCGGCGTCACCGACGCCGTCACCCAACCCGACGGCAGGACGATCTTCGTCCCGCCGTCGTTCCTGACGACCATCGAGAAGGCCCTCGCCGATGTCGTGAAGACCGTCGAACGGCCGGCCCCGTTCCCCGCGTCCGAGTACAACACGGACGATCTGACCGTGCTGTCAACCGAGTTCATCTTCGGCCACGAGATGGGCCACGCCCTGCAACGCCAGCTCCTCCTGGCCAACCTCGGCCTCGAAGAGGACGCGGCTGACGGCTTCGCGTCCTTCTACACCGTCAACGAGGTCGGGCCGGGCCCGTCGCTGGCCGCCGCGGTCCTCTTCGACGAGCTCGCCCGCAAGGAAGGCCGGCCGACCCTGGAAGGCCTGGCGAGCGACCATCCCGTCACCCAGCAGCGGGCCTTCAACTTCCTGTGCTACCTGGAGGGCAGCGACCCGAAGAAGTACCGGACGTCCCTGGTCGACAGCGGCTACCTCCCCAAAACCCGCGCCCCCCTCTGCCCACAGGCGTGGGCGATGCTGGACTACGGCTGGTGGACCCAGCTCCAACCCCACTTCAGCGTGGCGTTCAGGGCCCGGGGCGATGAGGAGCAGAAGAAGGCGCACGCGCGGCTGATCGCGGAGACGCAGGCCCTGGCGCGGCGCATCGACGAGATCCGCGGCAGTCAATGA